From the genome of Candidatus Neptunochlamydia sp. REUL1:
GACAGCGAGAAGTAGCTCCAACTATACCTAAAGCAATGGAAGCTAAGGCCAACAGCCTGCGTGGTAGTGTTGAGTCTCAGGTGAAGGCAGGAGGGGAGATTGGTGATAAAAGAGATTTTCTTGAGGCAGGTTTTGACTATAAGAAAAGCGATGGAACAATTCAAAACAATATCCAAGCGCAAGAGCAGATCGATGCCAATAAGGCTGAGCTCCACAAAACTAAAGTGAGCCCTGAGCACAAGCAAGAAGTGAAGCGTGAAGCAAAAGAGTATGCTGGGAAAACTGTAGCTAAGAACACTGCCAAACAGTTAGGAAAATTTTGGGATGGGCAGAAACAGAAAGCCTATGCCAGGTCGGAAAGATTGAAACAACAACGGGAGAATAAGGAAGGTGACCATGATTGAAAAAGTCAAACGCAATTGGAAGCGCATTTTGTTCATCGGGGGTGGAGCATACGTAGCGATCGCGATTCTTAGTACTGTTGTTGGGGGAGTGCTCATTAAAGGTCGTATGGACAAAATGGAGAACTGCGAAGATGAAATTGGTAAAGCTTTTATAGAACGAAAGGCGGAGTTTCGAGAGAGATTCGACAAAAACTGGAATGCTAAACTAGATAGACTATCAGAGGGATTCGCTAGGAGTCAAAAAGCCTCTGATAAACATCAAATCAAGGGAATGAAAGGGTCTTTAGAAGATAATAAAAAATATATTAAAGACCTAATTAGGGAGGGCAATAATCAAGATCGAGTCAAACGGTTAGAATCCCAACTTCCTAAGAGGATGGAGCACATTGAAATTATCCAGGCCGCTTTTGATAAAAAGTGGACCCCTCAAGCAGAAGACGAGACCCTCAATCAGTTTGAAAGAAGAAGAGATGAAGGTAAGATCGATTGGTTGGTGATCCAACTAAGCAGAAGAGTAGATAGCTTAGAATGGTATCCCGACCAAAGAGAATCAGCCTTAGAAAATATCGAAAGACAAAAAGATCTCTTACACAAAGAACAAGCCAAATTTCAAGAGAAGTACAGTGAGCCCTATCGAGGAACAGAGTTAAAGGATCTCTGCTTTGCTTTGCAAGAGCAATCTAGAAAAGATCCTCAAGCTTTCCTTGAAAATTTATCAGTGAAGTAAGCTAAGGAGAGAGGAATGTTCAAGACGCTAGCAGGAGGAGGCCAAACCACTGCCCACGGCGTGAGGATGCTCCGTCAGGTGATCAAGATCGCCTTGATAATCTCTGTAATAGCTCTCATAGCAACCTTTTCTTACAGAATGTATACAATGGTTCCCAAAGATAGATATATGGATTTTGTTCGATATTTCAAAGCCATCGGTCGTTGGGATGAACATGCGTGGAACCACTATAGCGATCGAATGGACGAGGTTTGGAGTTTTGCCATTAGACAAATCAAACCGTCATTGAAAGTCGCAGCAATAGCTTTTGGTTCAGTCCTTGGGATATTTCAAGTGCGTGGGTTGGTAAGTAAGCGTACTCGCAAGGCAAAAAACAAGTCTCCAATCAAACGCCCCCTATTCAAGAATCCACTTCACAAAGGATTTTTCCTGGGGAAAGCCTCTCTACCAAAAAAATCAGAGAACACCCACATTCTGGTAACCGGAGGAACAGGTTCTGGAAAAACTAACGCGTTCCATCATATTTTAAAACAGGTACAAGAAAAATCCCAAAAAGCCGTCATCTTGGATACAACAGGTGTCTTTGTAGATAGATACTATTCAGAAAAGCGTGGGGATATCATCCTCAACCCTTTCGATGCAAAAGGACGCAGTAAGCATTGGAGCCCTTGGCTCGATGCAGCAGATGAAATAGAGTACGAAGCATTAGCCAAATCGTTCATCCCCAACAAGGCAAAAGACCATGATTCATTTTGGAAAGAAGCAGCAGCAACAGTATTTTCATCATTGATGGAAGTCTATGCAGATCTTGATGATGACGATGATGACAAACTCACACCCTTAGAGGCTCTCACTGAAATGCTATTAGCAAGACCCATAAATGATCTCATAGACACACTCCAGTGGACTTCAGCAATGGCCCACATCAGTAAAGAAGGAGACAAAACAACCGCTAGCATCAGATCTACAGCGGCCTCTTATTTGAATTGCTTGAAACATTTGCAAACTCCGGACCCAGGACGGGAGTTTTCTATTACAAAATGGGTTGAAGATGAATCCTCTGATTCATGGCTTTTTCTTTCTTGTGATACTAAAAGCAGAGACACCATGCGTCCTTTGCTTAGTGCGTGGTATTCAACGGCAATGAGATCTCTGATGTCTCTTGATCCTTGCGACGATAGGCGCGTATGGTTCGTCAATGACGAACTTCCATCGATGGACCAAATCAATGGTCTGAGCACCTGCCTTTCAGAGGGAAGAAAATACGGAGCCTGCGCCTTGCTTGCTACGCAATCGCCCTCTCAGATAGTAGATATCTATGGCTCCCAGCAGGCGCAAACAATCACATCCAATTGTCAAACAAAAATCGTCTTTCGTGAGTCCGAGCCACAGAATGCTGAGCAGCTGTCAAAATTGTTTGGGAACCTGGAACTTGAAGAGACAAAAGAGGGGCTTTCCTATGGTGCCAACGATATGAGAGATGGTGTAACACAAAGCAAACAGCGCCGAAAACAAGCAATGGTCACAGTGACAAACATACAAAATCTTAGGGTAAATTATTGCTATCTAAGAGACACAAAAGGTAAAATCAAGCACTTGAAATTAGGGATTGCTAAGAAAAACTGAATAACTTTTACTCGAAATGTCGCTTCTCGACAGATTTAGACTTTGTTCTGCCTTGAAGTCGGAGATTTCCAACCATCCCTAGAGGAGACCATAAACATCCTATAGATAAACTGATTTAAATTAGTTATAGGCATTTTTCTATAAAAAAGCCCTTGCACTCCGTCGTATGGTAACTAAAACAAATCATCTTAGCTATAGCAATGAGTTATGAGTGTATTCCTTTTTTAAAAAAAACATAAACACGTTAATAGTTAACAAGTTATACCATTCGTAAAAAATAACGTCATAAAATAGCCCACGGTCTTGAACAGAGCCTTCTCACTCTGGTTGGAGTGTCAACAAATGCATTCCATGCATCGCAGCAGGCCATCGTAATCGCATCATAATCTTCATAACAGCGATTCGCTAGATGTTCATCTCGAAGCGTTTGCCATACTTGTTCTGTTGGATTCAACTCTGGCGAAACCGGAGGAAGCGGTAGAAGGCTTATGTTGCTAAACCTTTTAAGTCGCTTTGTTGTATGCCAAGCAGCTCTATCCAGCACAATAACTGCATGCCTTCCTTCAGGAATCTTCATGGAAATGTGCTCAAGATGCACAAGCATTGCTTCTGTATTTACAGCTGGCATTACAAGGCCTACAGCTTCATCTCTGACGGGGCAAATAGCTCCAAATATGTAAGCGTATTCAAATTGCTGCTGACGTGCGAGCCGAGGACGTGTTCCTTTATTGGCCCATGTACGGGTTACAGTGCCTCTTTGGCCCACTCTAGCCTCATCTTGGAACCAAATATCAACAGACTCTATTTCTACTCCTGCTGGCAATGCCTCAACTACTTTTTCTGAGAAGTTTTTTTAAAAGTCTCTTGGGCTTCTAAGTCTGCCTTGGGGTGAATTGATCGACCCGAGATCCAGACGAGGTCAGCCCTTTTCAATGTATTGTATACCGTCTTCAAAGATGGGTCGACTCCATATTTTGTTTTCATCAATTCCAAAATGTCTCTCCCTTTGATACGTCCACCTACTTTCTTCTCTTGCAGCTCTAAAACAGCTTGCCTGAATGCAGCTTGGTGTTCTAGAGGTATCAATGGCTTCTTACCTCTACCCGGCTTATCTTTTAACCCTTCGAAACCTTCCGTTCTAAATCTCTTGATCCACCTCATCAAAGACCT
Proteins encoded in this window:
- a CDS encoding type IV secretion system DNA-binding domain-containing protein codes for the protein MFKTLAGGGQTTAHGVRMLRQVIKIALIISVIALIATFSYRMYTMVPKDRYMDFVRYFKAIGRWDEHAWNHYSDRMDEVWSFAIRQIKPSLKVAAIAFGSVLGIFQVRGLVSKRTRKAKNKSPIKRPLFKNPLHKGFFLGKASLPKKSENTHILVTGGTGSGKTNAFHHILKQVQEKSQKAVILDTTGVFVDRYYSEKRGDIILNPFDAKGRSKHWSPWLDAADEIEYEALAKSFIPNKAKDHDSFWKEAAATVFSSLMEVYADLDDDDDDKLTPLEALTEMLLARPINDLIDTLQWTSAMAHISKEGDKTTASIRSTAASYLNCLKHLQTPDPGREFSITKWVEDESSDSWLFLSCDTKSRDTMRPLLSAWYSTAMRSLMSLDPCDDRRVWFVNDELPSMDQINGLSTCLSEGRKYGACALLATQSPSQIVDIYGSQQAQTITSNCQTKIVFRESEPQNAEQLSKLFGNLELEETKEGLSYGANDMRDGVTQSKQRRKQAMVTVTNIQNLRVNYCYLRDTKGKIKHLKLGIAKKN
- a CDS encoding helix-turn-helix domain-containing protein translates to MLRGRKAAQIKGLDQYDFDKLAKTEGSPRERRRFLAFAHLQEGKTFTETAAFVRVKLRSLMRWIKRFRTEGFEGLKDKPGRGKKPLIPLEHQAAFRQAVLELQEKKVGGRIKGRDILELMKTKYGVDPSLKTVYNTLKRADLVWISGRSIHPKADLEAQETFKKTSQKK
- a CDS encoding IS630 family transposase, whose translation is MPAGVEIESVDIWFQDEARVGQRGTVTRTWANKGTRPRLARQQQFEYAYIFGAICPVRDEAVGLVMPAVNTEAMLVHLEHISMKIPEGRHAVIVLDRAAWHTTKRLKRFSNISLLPLPPVSPELNPTEQVWQTLRDEHLANRCYEDYDAITMACCDAWNAFVDTPTRVRRLCSRPWAIL